Proteins from a genomic interval of Piscinibacter sp. HJYY11:
- a CDS encoding anti-sigma factor domain-containing protein encodes MDYSRPELADRLAAAYVAGTLRGAARRRFVALTRVHPGLRQAVRDWEARLMPLTAAVEPVTPPPQVWQAIQRRIAPVVASGPAAAQPGWWGRLAVWRALTGIATTAAVTLAVLLVQPPPAQPPIVVVLSAAGAQAGADGVVPASFVASISGDGRALVTRPIQQVSLQADKALELWAVPPQGAPRSLGLISAQGATVVQRGRVLDNTAALAVSLEPPGGSPTGAPTGPILYIGKLTS; translated from the coding sequence ATGGACTACAGCCGCCCCGAACTCGCCGACCGCCTCGCCGCCGCCTACGTGGCCGGCACGCTGCGTGGTGCGGCGCGCCGCCGCTTCGTCGCGCTGACCCGCGTGCACCCGGGCTTGCGCCAGGCCGTGCGCGACTGGGAAGCGCGGCTGATGCCGCTCACCGCCGCGGTCGAGCCGGTGACGCCGCCGCCGCAGGTGTGGCAGGCCATCCAGCGTCGCATTGCGCCGGTGGTCGCGTCCGGCCCTGCGGCCGCGCAGCCGGGCTGGTGGGGGCGGCTTGCGGTGTGGCGCGCGCTGACAGGCATCGCCACCACCGCGGCGGTCACGCTCGCAGTGCTGCTGGTGCAGCCGCCGCCTGCGCAGCCGCCGATCGTCGTCGTGCTGTCGGCCGCCGGAGCTCAGGCCGGCGCCGACGGCGTGGTGCCGGCGTCGTTCGTCGCCAGCATCAGCGGCGACGGGCGTGCACTCGTCACGCGGCCGATCCAGCAGGTGTCGTTGCAGGCCGACAAGGCCCTGGAGCTCTGGGCCGTGCCGCCGCAGGGGGCGCCTCGTTCGCTCGGCCTCATCTCGGCCCAGGGGGCGACGGTGGTGCAGCGCGGCCGGGTGCTCGACAACACCGCGGCCCTTGCCGTAAGCCTGGAGCCACCCGGCGGCTCGCCCACCGGAGCACCCACCGGGCCCATCCTCTACATCGGCAAGCTGACGTCCTGA
- a CDS encoding PAS domain-containing protein, translated as MDIDARQLMSEALVGAGTSVWAWDVAEDALSGMDGSVALLGYQVGDMAHTQQAWDKLIHPEDLAGNEAAYQAHAAGKTPAYESEYRARAKDGSWRWLAERGRIVEWAPDGSPRRMVGTISDVTQRRQAEHDSAERDERLRQITRHVPGLLYQFRLPRNGLGVFPYVSERCHDVLGLDPQALMQNAGVLFSRIDPADRQRTNRMLEDWTHSQVARRIEFRYQHPDGRLRWMLGVSSPRVESDGAIVWHGYLEDITDYRELERARELAAAAEAANRAKTEFLSRMSHELRTPLNAVLGFSQLMELDQADPLSAGQRHRLGLVRESGEHLLRMINDLLDHSRIEAGQLSIDLVDVPLPELLRECADMLEPAAMAAGVSLHWGRLDDPLLVRADPTRLRQVVINLLSNAIKYNRRGGEVRLEAHPDDGRMVVLRVIDNGVGIAPAHLPGLFEPFNRLGQRRSGIEGTGIGLAITRGLVTLMHGRIDVNSVLDKGSTFSVLLPDAAPPSTQDVSLPM; from the coding sequence ATGGACATCGACGCTCGCCAACTGATGAGCGAGGCGCTGGTCGGCGCCGGCACCTCGGTGTGGGCGTGGGACGTGGCGGAAGACGCGCTGAGCGGCATGGATGGCAGCGTGGCCCTGCTCGGCTACCAGGTGGGCGACATGGCCCACACGCAGCAGGCCTGGGACAAGCTCATCCATCCGGAGGACCTGGCCGGCAACGAGGCGGCCTACCAGGCCCACGCGGCCGGCAAGACCCCCGCCTACGAAAGCGAATACCGCGCGCGGGCGAAAGACGGTTCCTGGCGCTGGCTCGCCGAACGCGGCCGCATCGTCGAGTGGGCCCCCGACGGCTCACCGCGCCGCATGGTGGGCACGATCAGCGACGTCACGCAGCGCCGCCAGGCCGAGCACGACAGCGCCGAGCGCGACGAACGCCTGCGCCAGATCACCCGCCACGTGCCGGGACTGCTGTACCAGTTCCGGCTGCCGCGCAACGGCCTCGGTGTCTTCCCCTACGTCAGCGAGCGCTGCCACGACGTGCTGGGCCTGGACCCGCAGGCGCTGATGCAGAACGCCGGCGTGCTGTTCAGCCGCATCGACCCAGCCGACCGTCAGCGCACCAACCGCATGCTGGAAGACTGGACCCACAGCCAGGTGGCGCGCCGCATCGAGTTCCGCTACCAGCACCCGGATGGCCGGCTGCGCTGGATGCTCGGCGTATCGTCGCCGCGTGTCGAGTCCGATGGCGCGATCGTCTGGCACGGCTACCTGGAGGACATCACCGACTACCGCGAGCTCGAGCGCGCGCGCGAGCTGGCCGCGGCCGCCGAAGCCGCCAACCGCGCCAAGACCGAGTTCCTCTCGCGCATGAGCCACGAGCTGCGCACGCCGCTCAATGCGGTGCTCGGCTTCTCGCAGCTGATGGAGCTCGACCAGGCCGACCCCTTGAGCGCCGGCCAGCGCCACCGGCTCGGGCTGGTGCGCGAATCGGGCGAGCACCTGCTGCGCATGATCAACGACCTGCTCGACCACTCGCGCATCGAGGCAGGCCAGTTGTCGATCGACCTCGTCGACGTGCCGCTGCCCGAGCTGCTGCGCGAGTGCGCCGACATGCTGGAGCCGGCCGCGATGGCCGCCGGCGTGAGCCTGCACTGGGGCCGCCTCGACGACCCATTGCTCGTGCGCGCCGACCCGACACGGCTGCGCCAGGTGGTGATCAACCTGCTCAGCAACGCGATCAAGTACAACCGCCGCGGCGGCGAAGTGCGGCTGGAAGCACACCCCGACGACGGCCGCATGGTGGTGCTGCGGGTCATCGACAACGGCGTGGGCATCGCGCCCGCGCACCTGCCCGGCCTCTTCGAGCCCTTCAACCGGCTCGGCCAGCGGCGCAGCGGCATCGAAGGCACCGGCATCGGCCTGGCCATCACCCGCGGTCTCGTCACGCTGATGCACGGCCGCATCGACGTGAACAGCGTGCTCGACAAGGGCTCGACCTTCAGCGTGCTCCTGCCCGACGCCGCACCACCGTCGACTCAGGACGTCAGCTTGCCGATGTAG